The following coding sequences are from one Rissa tridactyla isolate bRisTri1 chromosome 14, bRisTri1.patW.cur.20221130, whole genome shotgun sequence window:
- the LHX3 gene encoding LIM/homeobox protein Lhx3, with the protein MLLERVRAGSEKAAELCPFPRSPEIPLCAGCNQHIVDRFILKVLDRHWHSKCLKCSDCQTQLAEKCFSRGDGVYCKEDFFKRFGTKCAACQQGIPPTQVVRRAQDFVYHLHCFACIVCKRQLATGDEFYLMEDSRLVCKADYETAKQREAESTAKRPRTTITAKQLETLKNAYNNSPKPARHVREQLSSETGLDMRVVQVWFQNRRAKEKRLKKDAGRQRWGQYFRNMKRSRGTSKSDKDSIQEEGPDSDAEVSFTDEPSMSEMSHSNGIYSNLNEASPALGRQAGTNGSFALDHSGIPAQDQYHDLRSNSPYGIPQSPASLQALPGHQPLISSLVYPDNGLGIMGQSGQGVPQSMRVLAGNGPSSDLSTGSSGGYPDFPASPASWLDEVDHGQF; encoded by the exons ATGTTGCTGGAGCGGGTCCGCGCCGGCTCGGAGAAGGCAGCGGAGCTCTGCCCCTTCCCGCGGAGCCCAG AGATCCCGCTGTGCGCCGGCTGCAACCAGCACATCGTGGACAGGTTCATCCTCAAGGTCCTGGACCGGCACTGGCACAGCAAGTGCCTGAAATGCTCCGACTGCCAAACGCAGCTGGCCGAGAAGTGCTTCAGCCGCGGGGACGGCGTCTACTGCAAGGAGGACTTCTTCAA GCGCTTCGGGACGAAGTGTGCCGCCTGCCAGCAGGGCATCCCCCCGACCCAGGTGGTACGTCGGGCCCAGGACTTCGTTTACCACCTGCACTGCTTCGCCTGCATCGTCTGCAAACGGCAGCTGGCCACCGGCGACGAGTTCTACCTCATGGAGGACAGCAGGCTGGTCTGCAAGGCAGACTACGAGACGGCCAAGCAGAGAG AGGCTGAGTCCACGGCCAAGAGACCCCGCACCACCATCACGGCCAAGCAGCTGGAAACCCTCAAAAACGCTTACAACAACTCGCCCAAGCCGGCGCGGCACGTCCGGGAGCAGCTTTCATCGGAGACGGGGCTGGACATGCGGGTGGTGCAG GTCTGGTTCCAGAACCGCAGGGCCAAggagaaaaggctgaagaaagACGCGGGGAGGCAACGTTGGGGTCAGTACTTCAGGAACATGAAGCGGTCCCGGGGGACCTCCAAGTCCGACAAGGACAGCATCCAGGAGGAGGGGCCCGACAGCGATGCCGAGGTCTCCTTCACAG ATGAGCCCTCTATGTCCGAGATGAGCCATTCCAATGGGATTTACAGCAATCTCAATGAAGCGtcccctgctctggggagacaGGCTGGGACCAACGGGAGCTTTGCTCTGGACCACAGTGGCATCCCAGCTCAGGACCAGTACCACGACCTGCGATCCAACAGCCCCTACGGGATACCCCAGTCACCAGCTTCCTTGCAAGCACTGCCAGGCCACCAGCCTTTAATCTCCAGCTTGGTTTACCCAGACAACGGCTTGGGCATCATGGGACAAAGCGGACAAGGGGTGCCCCAGTCCATGAGGGTCCTGGCTGGGAACGGACCCAGCTCCGACCTCTCCACCGGCAGCAGCGGGGGATACCCGGATTTCCCCGCCAGCCCGGCCTCTTGGCTGGATGAAGTTGACCACGGTCAATTTTGA